The stretch of DNA gatgtcatcttcaattcgtgtccctaatacggttaagtccttgaaagtcttgatgttttgatatctcaaatggttggcatatatgggcttgagattgtccacgaacttttccacaagagtggcctcatccaggcgttcaactagttgagtactagtcttcctccacctacttaggaagtcggtgaatccttctttgtcattttggtaagaacctctagagtacgcatattgacttggatctcggcattatccgcgtattgttttgagaattcgatcgcggcgtcctcccaagtagcgacctttttgtgatctaaagtgtagaaccattgctttgggatggtgtcgagagatgaaggaaagatccttaagaacatctcgggtttgatgcctttgatagacatgtaatccttgaaggcacggatatggttcaaagggttctcgtgtcccttgaacttagggatatccgtcatgctaaagttagtgggcaatttggaattgacggcttcatacttacgattgttctccctataaatgtcatctcctttaaggtacatcaattgctcctctaggtattggagccttttctcacCAAGCGgtcgtccccatgagaggattctcatccttagactcgtcatcggaaaattgtagtacttcacctttaatgggaggcaaccttccctctacgtcaaagatacggccttcgatgagctcgaggcggtcataggtttggttttgggtaacttgcatttgggctagcgcggctaggattcgatcattactttcttgaatttgctggaggttcgtatcatcacttgacccaggcatcttgaaaactgagtaagagatcggcgacgaatcaaaacacgatcgaccattctatcacacttgctaaaagaggaaaagttttgactcgtgaagtgggtgtgtgccacttgtgttgagtgagttttgaagaaagacaaggtctttgaaaatgtgtgtcctagtcaactgtagtgtagttgtaggagtggactcgaggtgaggtttgaaatgggcttgtgacccgaattttgacacgacaaacggacagagttttgaccggattttgtactaattaaaggccctatttcgaaattcttgtttgaaaacgggttttgattttttgaaaattcgtcatggttttgtttagaaatggtgatcacataaggtttacatattcatacaagcattataacgggatgctgagtgcttttagaagggttttggtttaaagggtgggttgccataccgaaccatcaaacccgaagtctgtggagaggctcgtgccaaacaagagtaaggccgattcctagtccatttcctcaagtagtgaaggcccttgatacaaacaagagtaagcatcatggtatggatgacgtcaacctctatccatccttaggcccaaataagaataaggaccgtttagacgggacgattggtcgaataagttgggttgggcctaggaaggccgaattaaacggtctaggaagaccgagttatgaaaaccgacaattgtcttgcacaaatttattccctaaccttgttcaagtttcaccctagctacacgtaagtgtatatccccagcggagtcgccaaactgtggacagcgggccgcccacggggggcgcttggagtgaaggggctcgaaaacaagcgtttgcatttgtatggagtcgccaccaatttttatgggaaattggaaccgttcgaatacctcgtgtcatgtcaagacacaaagtagtgacatgaacactaagcaatcgttacccttagcattctatgtctagaatgactctcgtggatgccaatgaacacgggtgctcacggagatctggagtaaggggtgagggtacgtattaggaagctcttttgatcgaacacctaatcccgcccgcctcgatagcggcctctactaatgattagggagttattcgtacttgatatatcgtcggctatatgcatgcaatgcaacatccatagattaatcctagcatgtgagaatttaactaagtcggtgaacaattaatttaacaaacaattgggtcgaaataggatttaatattgatttacatgtgaaaacatacaaacaataaaaggaatatGATaatgataaattacaataatgaaaattacaataattacatcggaataggcgatttatgtcgaaaatacctataaaacggatgatttgataaaacgaataaaagaataaaattacgaacaggaattagcgatattacgaatattagttaattaatacgcaaactaattaatctaggtcaaggcgaaaAAGGAGTTCGGGGACGAAGTCGTCCCGAACAGCGCAGAgagacatcgcgccctttggaagaggcgcgcagacGACCGCGTCTGCTTCAAGGACGACTTCGGGCGTGAAGCCGAACTCGCAATTGTTAATgtcaattgatgaatttaatggattgatttaattatttactcggatgaaagtgattagcatgttatttacatatgattgaggtcataaaaaaaacagtaaaacatgaatgagacagaattaaacgaattaattatgtgaagggtcgatgttaatgaatgaacaaactaacaaacaaattattaactaaactaaacatgatggattGATGACGAATTAGTGATGAATCAATATATACacagatgcaaatttatcaacaacgaattccagaaactcaatatgaacgaattgaacttctaaaacccggaacttgaatttaatgacgaaaacccgcaaatatgaattataagggatttaagtcggacttgacgactaattaagcatgaatgatgaattatatacattaTACATATGATTTATGAATTATCATGGTGAAGAAttaaaagaacaaaacaaaagaaataaaatttgATACGAATCACAGAgaacggaggaagaagaaaagaggcaggaactgcggcagcctcacgaagaggcgcagcggttgctgcgtcttttctcgacgtctgtctactggaaatcagcaaaaacaggttttaaaagacggttttagaaatcggttttaaatggtactttcgacataaaccttacaattgttatacaataatcaaaatacaataaaagtgcaataaataaaagagagattatacaccctcagacttacatgttgacggaacgagaagaactaagaagatcgattagtgatgctcgacgcgaatgcaaggaaagagtgccctcgtaagaggaaaacgatttaacaagttgattaattagattgattgagtgtagtggtcaaattggtcggtcatgcaacggagaggctggtacccggaaagatccgagcttacgtggtcggaagtccaagcacgtaggcgccaattagtaagaacgaagtctagaatgcaaagggagaagagaagggcggacactcgcgtgagaaatatgaggaacgaaagctcctatttatactaatcacgtgaaggaatagggtttcggagactctttggaagtgaatctcggaaagatataaaaaagatacgtaaatcatgcaaagaagggcctgggaagaggcgcagcagcccatgcgtctcttggaagaggcgcaagacaCTGCGTTGTCtgttcccgtgaggtttcctccgctaagaaagatttccgcgttttagttttggtaggacggatttaatttgattatcttttgaatattacgggatattgtttgccaaaagatagaatttgataaatatggaatagaaatatcctaacattccaaacattcgactcggatttaacaaatatcgaaaaatggagacggttctTGACCCGgactcaaatgtactctaattactgccaaaacgaccgtatcggcacgtagatgacaactaagaggttgacatttatatttgagcaatcacttgacgataaacttacgaactgtcactaatcgttccgcgtaacaaacatgcggcccaatcatcaccgggtggtttgcgaggggtgcagaaacgaggtgtctacacaactcagctttactccaagtatcttttataggaatgaagtgagctgacttagtcaatcgatccacaatcacccataTCATATTATTCCCTCTTTGAGTcttaggcaaccccacaatgaaatccatcgaAATActctcccatttccactcaagCAGATCCAAGGACTGAACTTTACCTTGTGGTCTCTTATGCTCTCCCTTCACTCTTTGACAAACCAAACATCGAGCAACGAACTCAGCAACCTCTTTCTTCATcttaggccaccaaaaagtcttcttcaaatctttatataacttatcTCCTCCAGGATGAACAGAATATGGAGTAGAATGAGCTTCAGTTAAAATATTTctttttaattcttcatcatcaggtatacaccatctcccatcaaacctcaaacaacCATCACTACCCACATGAAACCGCTTCTTCCCGCCTTCTACCCCGGCTTCACCCACGACCTCTCTCCACCGTGCCACTCTCGCATCTCCTTCTTGCTTCTTCCTGATCtcttcatacaactctggctcaatGGTCAAATCTCCAATTGTTTCTCCTTTCTTGATCATAGAAATGCCCATCTTTTCCACTTCATCGCGCAATTTCATCCTAGACATGGCAGTACACAAAGCATAGACAGATTTCCTACTAAGTGCATCcgccaccacattagccttcccttcatgataaattctctccatgtcataatctccAATTAACTCAATCCATGTCCTCTGTCTCATATTTAGCTCCTTCTGAGTATAAATGTACTTTAAGCTCTTGtaatcagaaaataccttaaaagtagctCCATAAAGATAATGACGCCACAGTAGCTTCATACTGCTTCAGATGTCTCGAGGCATAAGCTATTACCTTCCCACTTTGCATaagcacacatcccaaaccattattcgaagcatctgtataaacatcaaaattctcactcccttcaggcaaggCTAAAATAGGAGTTGTAGTCAGGCGCTCCTTCAGGGTTAGGAATGCCTTCTCATAACTCTCATCCCACTGAAACTtattctccttcctcatcaaggtaGTCAAAGGCTTAGCTATTTTTGAGAAGTCTTTTACAAACCTCCTATAATAGCCAGCCAACCCCAAAAAACTTCTAATATCCCCCACATTCTTCGGTCTCTCCCACTTGGACACTACCTCAATCTTGCTTGGATCCACTGACACCCCCTCCTTTGACACCACATGCCCTAGAAAGGCAaccttctctaaccagaactcacacttgctcAACTTAGcataaagattattttccctcagggtctgcaacacaatcctcaaatgcttcTCATGCTCTTCTTTATTCTTAGAATACACaaggatatcatcgataaagacaacCACGAACTGATCCAAATAGGGACTAAACACACGGTTCATTAAGTCCATGAAaactgccggtgcattagttaATCCAAATGGCAAAACAACAAATTCATAGTGTCCGTACCTTGTCCTAAATGAGGTCTTTGGAATATATTCGTTCTTAATTCTcaactgatggtaccccgacctcaaatcaatcttagaaaatattCCAGCCCCACTCAGTTGGTCAAATAAATCATCAATCCGCGGCAAAGGGTAACGATTCTTGATAGTCACATTATTCAACTCTCTATAGTCAATACACAACCTCATGCTCTCGTCTTTCTTTTTAACAAATAACacaggtgctccccaaggtgatacACTCGGCCTCACATATCCCTTATCCAACAACTCCTCCAACTACTTTTTAAGCTCCTCCAACTCTTTAGGTCCCATCCTATAAGGTGCTTTAGAAATTGGTCCCGCCCTAGGTTTTAAGTCAATGCCAAAATCAATATCCCTCTGAGGTGGTAACCCTGAAATCTCATCTGGAAACACATCTTGAAAGTCTTGCACTACAGGTATAGATGCCGCACCAGGCACCTCCTCTCGCGTGTCcctcacatgacacaagatcaactcACCTCTCTTCCTCAAACAAGATTTTAAGGTAACTGTTGAGATAAGTTTTATTTTTGGTTTAACTACAAATCCCTTGTAAGACACTTTTATTCCCTTAGGTCCACTCAAGGTTactttcttttggtgacaatctataaAGGCTTTATATTTACTCAACCAGTCCATCCCTAAAATTACCTCGAAACCACCCAAGGGAAATTCAATTAAACTGGTCAAAAAGATAGCTTCCCTAATTTTAACTAACACATCTCTATACACACGACTACAAGGTATGGAATCCCCCGAAGGTATATCAACTAGGTCTTTTATCTCATCATATTCTTTCAAGTTTACAGTCCTAGCATGCTTACTTGAAATAAAAGAGTGGgtagctcccgaatcaaacaaaacgaagGTAGGCTcagaattaacaagaaatgtacccgtGACAACATGAGCATCCTCCTCAGCAGCTTCCTTTCCCATCATAAATAATTTCCCACTACTCTTAGCTCCACTCTGGCTAGCTGATGCTGACTCATTCTACTGATTTCCATTGTTCATTATCTTCTGAAAATTATTGCTTTGATTGTTGTTGAAGCGATTTTGATTGGAATAATTGTTGTTGCTCCTCTGATAATTGTCACCACCATATCTTGGGATTATAATTCCCATAATTCTGCATAGGAGTACGATAGCCTCCACTCTGGTTCACATTTACAAAACCCCTTCCTTGACTTCCCACAAGAACTCTGCAATCAGCAATCTTATGGCCCACTTTCCAACATCTAAAGCAAGTAAGCACACCGCCTCCCGAAGATCCTCCTCTGCCAAAACCTCCATGGTTTCCATTCCAATTCTGCCCATTATTGGAGAAAAAAGATCGGTATGGATTCACATTTTATTTCTTATTCCCAACATTCTCACTTGCAGCCTCAGTCTTTCTCTTCTcacccttttctttcttttcttccttaaGCATATCTGCAATCCTCTCAGCATGTCCAGCTCTTTGATACACGTCATCCATGTTACTTGGTTGCCCAGCTGCCAGCCTCTTTTTGATAGTTGtggtcaaccccttctcgaatATAAGTGCCAACATCTTCTCACTGAAGTTTAAGTCTGCAACATACTCAGATAGCTCCATGAACTTATTGTAGTAGGTCTCCACTGTCATCTCATCTGTCATTTTGAAAGAGTCAAATTCTGCTCTCATTCTGCTCTGGAATGAACACAGCATTCATAACCTTCTTGAACCCCGACCACCTCACATAATCACTTCCACTATTTGCAGCAGTCTCTCTCACAGCCTCCTTGCTTCTAGTCCACCACATACCAGCTTTTCCTCTTAGAAAATAAGCAGCCTGATCCACTTGCATTTCCGCGCAGGACACTTCAATAGCTCAAAAAGATTATCAAATTCTCTGTGCCAATCTCCCAATAAAGAAGGTGCTCCCAAACCATCATACTTCGTCGGTTTGTGCCTCGCAATAGAAGCACTCACTTTAGCTGAATCTTGCACTGACCCCTTGGCTTTCAACGCAGCTGTCAATGCCTCATTCATAGCAATCAGACATAGAAGTGGGTGTAGGTGTAGATGTAGctttctttggaggcatggttctgaTGTTAAAGGAAAGAAAATACACACATAAGGTTTTGTTCAGGAATTTAGGCCTAAGGTTTTTAATTAATACACCTGCAAACAAAACAACATATGGTTGACTGGACTGGCCTAAAGCCAGCCAACCACGTGACCCACGACCGTCCAAAACCGCCACACCCCTACGGTTGTTAACCGTTCAACTAATCATCACCCACAAAACTTATTGCTTAATCATTAAATTACTACACTAATCATGGCttagggatcacataaccgcatatcactagacataatatttCTAATTCACACAACACCCATTCATGTAGATTAATAATTCACGCTATTATATCAAatcaatttatataattttaaccaAATAATTCAATTCACTATTTGATGCATATTAtcacccaaatttcaacacaaaTCCCAATGGTTACTCCAATTCTCACGGCTCTAGGCCAAAATGCTATCATATATTACCTACCTCAATCCGCGTCCTGCAACAAGGTTAGAAATTTCTATCTTAACACAGATAATGGACCTTTAAGACAGAAGATATCTTCTAATTACCCCACTCGTTCAATTCTCTCAAAGGTGTCGgattcaaaactgaaagggccagaagtttggtgtgagggggcctctaactcatcccaagccttaaggggctcctaacagtttctacccgggttcattttattagactcatcctaaattcattgagttcatttgttttaggcctGAGGAACgtacgctctgataccactttgtaacacccaaatttatttaagagcctttactaggcattcctagataaatgaaTGTGTTACCGTCTCAGTTACCTGAGGTAGTGAATACAAAGGTAAACGAAACCACAGTACTTTAAATAATTATAATGTTTAAATGGCcttattacataatccaaaataaataattaaattaataaatacaACTGTAGCGGAAAACTAAATAATACGAATAATAAATATTGTTTGTTCTTCTAAGGTGATCTAGACAGCTAAGTAAATGCCATATCCTCTCGCCCTTCAGCTCCCCTTCTAAGCCTACTCAATTACCTGAAATCAATATGCTCCCCAtttattggttcatcacaggtgtttaacgaatacacggtcaacccaacggttgagtaggaatatctaaacaacaagaacagTGCAACAATAATACAGAATAACATGTAAATGATCAATCCCGATCACAACTCCAAATCTCCACACACCCTCCATAcacaacccgagacacccatataAATAACCCGAGACATCCTTATCCATAACCCGAGACACCCTTATAAACAATATCAACATCAATCCCGAGACACCCTTTTATATACCGCCACCCATGGACCGGTTCTTCATTTTACCCGCCACCCTTGGACCGGGCCTTCAAAACATCAATACAATATACAATATGGATAGTAATAAATTAACAAACACAACCTTCAACAATCAAACACCCAATTCCAACTAACAATTATTTAATAAATTACACCAATGCATGTTCGagttgagtagataacctacCTCAGCGGCAAATCAAATAAAGCAGTCCAATAAAATAATCAGAAATAATCCActtcaaaaccgtcacctaaacgaaatattataatttaattattaattattcaattcattatattagtttaattaattataattaaatttaattaattattttcccgTGTAAAAGATTACGTAAAAATCTGAATTAATAAACAAATGGAATCAAAGCAACCCAAACCCCCAATACAATCCCGTACACCACGTGAAAACAAAACCCAAACACCACGACACACCAAAATACCGAGTCCCAAACCCCTCACCAAGACCAGCCCATTGCGACACCCCTAGCCACCGACACTACCACCCAATCCTACCACGATCTAGCCTGCACCACGGCCAACCCCGACAGCCCTTAACCACCACCTGAAACCTCCTATACAGGCCCCAAAACCCCGCCCTAAACAGCTcccgaaaacccgacacgaaaACAACAAAACCCTACTAAATCACCACCCTACTGCCACCATGACCACCCgtgccaccaccgtggtctcccttgacccacggtggttccaCCACCTGCTACACCCACGCACGACCCACCAAACGACTCAAAACCCACCTAAACAGCTTAAACCCGCGTGAACCACCACAACCCGACAGCTCACCGCACCAACCACCACCTCAAGCCACCCCGACTCAACCATTAAGACCGCCCATAGCCGAGCTATTTAGCCACCCAAGTCCCGGGTTTATTCGTCCAACCAGTAAGTCACTAAACCAGTCTTAAATTCGCGACAACCATAAATTTAGACGCGAAATTCGCCTTCCACGGTGGTCGATAATAGCCACGACAAGTTCCACTAACATCCCCACGGTCAAGGCCAACTACTGAGGGTAACGGCACGGTTCATGGTGGTCTATACGGAGTTTAAacgataatttaattaaatacgactatataaatataaattgagacggtcttaccttgataTAATAATAATTGGATgaattctcttatttttctcccTTAGATCTTTCTCTCCCTTGCCATAGATCaattattttgtttttatgtttttgtaTGCTTATGGGTAGATACAATAGCTTACTTATATAGGTGTGGGAAGGAAAGAGGGAGGAAGTTTCCTTAAAGCAATtacctttatttttccttttctttttaattactCCCATATTAGTATTAGTAATAATATACAATTACAATCCCGACTATATACTCAAGCCCACGACCCACATTTCTtctgttttaattattttatattttatttccgTCTTACAAATTTATTatccaattaattaaattattaaatatcatttaaaacacATTTTAATATTATTTTACCGTCTAAAATGCGGGGTATTACAgagccgaagagaatgggccatcaaatgggctcaaacaaaagtgtggttcttgaattcttctgttagttcTCTATGGGTGTCTGATTCCTATacgcggtg from Silene latifolia isolate original U9 population chromosome 10, ASM4854445v1, whole genome shotgun sequence encodes:
- the LOC141608186 gene encoding uncharacterized protein LOC141608186, whose protein sequence is MGRIGMETMEVLAEEDLREAVCLLALDVGKWAIRLLIAEFLWEVKEGNESASASQSGAKSSGKLFMMGKEAAEEDAHVVTGTFLVNSEPTFVLFDSGATHSFISSKHARTVNLKEYDEIKDLVDIPSGDSIPCSRVYRDVLVKIREAIFLTSLIEFPLGGFEVILGMDWLSKYKAFIDCHQKKVTLSGPKGIKVSYKGFVVKPKIKLISTVTLKSCLRKRGELILCHVRDTREEVPGAASIPVVQDFQDVFPDEISGLPPQRDIDFGIDLKPRAGPISKAPYRMGPKELEELKK